The proteins below are encoded in one region of Cololabis saira isolate AMF1-May2022 chromosome 21, fColSai1.1, whole genome shotgun sequence:
- the zgc:161969 gene encoding uncharacterized protein zgc:161969, translating into MDVDHQETSMETKSAINTWRYRHHFTYKADQGKNIIVQCNLCLPRVNLLSTSKTSTSNLKKHLDRTHLGCEARPDAKRGRKKEEYNGEESRHCQLKKLKAEIISKCLTQSKIDDLIFSFIVEDCLSFYVLEQPGFQKLIAGLTEGLKAMDRVTLFTKVDQSFSRMREELMAKLSGIQYVCTTADIWTANNRSFFGMTCHWIDTETLERKSAALGFARLQGRITYDSIAGRIHDIHVAYNIESKVQTTVTDNGSPFISVFREFALDSKESDDDIGFYENVSSVLEGEPEQDMLLFLPSVQRCPSHTLEQIVTEDFWQAVSQGPMCQLHYSTMAKVFSIWSKCHFLQVGMDAAEEIGKMTLVVPAVIRWSMEYCALQKIVLLSERELTELCARLEVPRLQAEEMAFLKEYVSVFHPLAFALELFQAEQKCYLGLVIPTVLSLKNKLNEQKDAANYFSDVIKTIVMAIDLRFQELFSSTEAKIATATTPQFRLWWMPASEREEMCSLLATEASQVDPCNVTEANTSRNLSTIVSEDDFFSYGSAKTTTQIQERGVMEEITKYVEGTGKSLECLQDFPRVKQLFLKYNTTLPSTAPVQRLFSQKSNLVTSQRNFLTDDYFERIQLLRYNSNVCSLSTE; encoded by the exons ATGGATGTGGATCATCAAGAAACCAGCATGGAAACCAAATCGGCCATTAATACTTGGCGTTATCGCCACCATTTCACGTACAAGGCAGATCAGGGGAAAAATATCATCGTGCAATGTAATCTTTGTTTGCCGAGGGTTAATCTGCTGTCCACGTCGAAAACCTCCACATCAAACCTAAAGAAGCATTTAGAC AGAACACACTTGGGCTGTGAAGCCAGGCCTGATGCCaagagagggaggaaaaaagaggagtacAACGGCGAGGAGAGCAGACACTGTCAGCTGAAGAAGCTTAAAGCAGAAATCATCTCCAAATGCCTGACCCAATCAAAGATCGACGACCTCATCTTCAGCTTCATTGTGGAGGACTGTCTGTCGTTCTATGTGCTGGAGCAGCCCGGCTTCCAGAAGCTGATCGCAGGTTTGACTGAAGGGCTGAAAGCCATGGACAGGGTGACCCTGTTCACAAAGGTGGACCAAAGTTTCTCCAGGATGCGGGAAGAGCTCATGGCCAAACTCAGCGGCATCCAGTACGTGTGCACCACGGCAGACATCTGGACGGCCAACAACAGAAGCTTCTTCGGGATGACCTGTCACTGGATAGACACGGAGACGCTGGAGAGGAAGTCTGCAGCTCTGGGGTTTGCACGGCTGCAGGGAAGGATCACGTATGACTCCATCGCTGGGCGGATACATGACATCCATGTGGCGTATAATATTGAGAGTAAAGTCCAGACCACCGTCACTGACAATGGCAGCCCGTTTATCAGCGTGTTTAGAGAGTTTGCATTAGACAGCAAGGAAAGCGACGATGACATCGGGTTCTACGAGAACGTGAGCTCTGTTCTCGAGGGGGAGCCGGAGCAGGACATGCTCCTGTTTCTGCCCTCCGTGCAGCGCTGCCCATCACACACCTTGGAGCAGATTGTCACTGAGGACTTTTGGCAGGCCGTGTCACAGGGGCCCATGTGCCAGCTGCATTACAGCACAATGGCAAAAGTGTTTTCCATTTGGAGCAAATGCCACTTTCTCCAGGTAGGCATGGATGCTGCAGAAGAGATAGGAAAAATGACTCTCGTTGTCCCCGCGGTTATACGCTGGAGTATGGAGTACTGTGCTTTGCAGAAGATCGTCCTGCTCAGTGAGCGCGAGCTGACGGAGCTCTGTGCCCGCCTGGAGGTTCCTCGCCTGCAGGCGGAGGAGATGGCCTTCCTGAAGGAATACGTTTCCGTGTTCCACCCGCTGGCGTTTGCACTCGAACTGTTCCAAGCGGAGCAGAAATGCTACCTGGGTCTGGTCATCCCGACCGTCCTCAGTTTGAAAAACAAGTTAAATGAGCAGAAGGATGCAGCAAACTACTTCAGCGATGTCATCAAAACCATAGTGATGGCTATCGACCTGCGGTTCCAGGAGTTGTTCTCCAGCACGGAGGCAAAGATCGCTACGGCGACCACACCTCAGTTCCGCCTGTGGTGGATGCCGGCCTCCGAGAGGGAGGAGATGTGCTCTCTGCTGGCCACAGAAGCATCCCAGGTGGACCCCTGTAACGTGACGGAGGCAAACACCAGTCGTAATCTGTCCACCATCGTATCCGAGGACGACTTCTTCAGCTACGGGTCTGCCAAGACGACCACTCAGATCCAGGAgcggggggtgatggaggagatCACCAAGTACGTGGAGGGAACGGGGAAGAGCCTCGAGTGCCTGCAAGATTTCCCCAGAGTGAAGCAGCTTTTCCTTAAGTACAACACCACGCTGCCATCCACGGCCCCCGTCCAGCGTCTCTTCAGCCAGAAAAGCAACCTGGTCACGTCACAGAGAAACTTTCTGACCGATGACTACTTTGAACGTATTCAGCTTTTGAGATACAACAGCAATGTGTGCTCTTTGTCCACAGAGTGA